In one Vampirovibrio chlorellavorus genomic region, the following are encoded:
- a CDS encoding NADP(H)-dependent aldo-keto reductase gives MEMRVLGNTDVKVSVIALGTMTWGQQNTEAEAHAQMDFALERGVNFWDTAEVYPVPIRGETYGITETCIGTWLASRRCRDKIVLASKVAGPTQRLTYIRDGNLRFDRKNMEKALHDSLKRLQTDYLDLYQLHWPERSTNFFGQLGYKHQPDETFTPVAETLSVLQEFVQAGKVRAIGLSNETPWGVAQFLKVAEQLNLPRVVSIQNPYSLLNRTFEIGLAEMAIREQVGLLAYSPMAFGLLSGKYRNGQTPAGSRMALFGDYFDRYSNPQALSAADAYIELAEKHGLSPARMCLAFVNQQPFVTSNIIGATSLAQLQENIDSAELTLSPALLAEIEAIHTRYPNPSP, from the coding sequence ATGGAAATGCGCGTATTGGGAAACACCGATGTGAAGGTCAGCGTGATTGCCCTGGGCACCATGACCTGGGGTCAGCAGAACACGGAAGCGGAAGCCCACGCCCAAATGGATTTCGCCCTGGAGCGGGGGGTGAACTTCTGGGATACGGCGGAAGTGTACCCGGTGCCCATTCGGGGGGAAACCTACGGCATTACCGAAACCTGTATTGGCACCTGGCTGGCCTCCCGCCGCTGCCGGGATAAAATCGTGTTGGCCTCCAAAGTGGCCGGCCCCACCCAGCGGCTGACCTATATTCGGGATGGCAACCTGCGCTTTGATCGAAAGAATATGGAAAAAGCCCTGCATGATAGCCTGAAGCGTCTGCAGACGGATTACCTGGATCTGTATCAACTCCACTGGCCGGAGCGCAGCACCAACTTTTTCGGGCAATTGGGCTATAAACATCAACCGGACGAAACCTTCACCCCGGTGGCGGAAACCTTGTCTGTGCTGCAGGAATTTGTGCAGGCGGGCAAAGTGCGGGCAATCGGTTTGTCCAACGAAACCCCCTGGGGCGTGGCCCAGTTTTTAAAAGTGGCCGAGCAGTTGAATCTGCCCCGGGTGGTCAGCATCCAGAACCCTTACAGCTTGTTGAACCGCACCTTTGAAATCGGTCTGGCGGAAATGGCCATTCGGGAGCAGGTGGGTCTGTTGGCCTATTCTCCCATGGCCTTTGGCCTGCTTAGCGGGAAGTATCGAAACGGGCAAACACCGGCTGGTTCCCGCATGGCCCTGTTTGGCGATTACTTTGATCGTTATTCCAACCCGCAAGCCCTGTCCGCCGCCGATGCCTACATTGAGCTGGCTGAGAAACACGGCCTGAGTCCGGCCCGGATGTGTCTGGCCTTCGTCAATCAGCAGCCCTTTGTGACCAGCAACATCATCGGAGCCACCAGTCTGGCCCAGTTGCAGGAGAACATCGACAGCGCTGAACTGACCTTATCGCCTGCGTTGCTGGCCGAGATCGAGGCCATTCACACCCGCTACCCCAACCCGTCCCCTTAA
- a CDS encoding tetratricopeptide repeat protein, with the protein MFYRVISFLLFLGIVATVAFNFKALLSYGRANEIERAAQKALAAHNWEQGIELYEAGHKQYPDNVEISMRLAWWYLKNNQPAPAEALYRGILRQDPEHLEARIGLANLLKQQPSRVNESITELRQSLKRYPHNPRLLATLGGVYKTAAENPQETRESVRKWLHTQARYYFQESLKLDAGQFQTQFNLGVAYQNLGDGTAAAKTYCKALQLRPDSYQSRYNLGLVLSELNFQDEAYRQLARAVQILSERNEMAAAQKLALQVQAVKNTVFNSNRRTLSDPGVPPFLEKDCLLQSVSPPE; encoded by the coding sequence ATGTTTTATCGCGTCATCAGTTTTTTGTTGTTTTTGGGGATTGTGGCTACGGTGGCCTTCAACTTTAAGGCCCTGTTGAGCTACGGTCGGGCCAACGAAATTGAGCGGGCGGCCCAAAAGGCTTTGGCGGCCCACAACTGGGAACAAGGCATCGAACTGTACGAGGCTGGTCACAAGCAATACCCGGATAACGTGGAAATTAGCATGCGACTGGCATGGTGGTACCTGAAAAACAATCAGCCCGCTCCGGCGGAAGCACTGTATCGAGGGATTTTGCGGCAGGACCCCGAACATCTGGAGGCCCGGATTGGGTTGGCCAATTTACTCAAGCAGCAGCCCAGTCGGGTTAATGAGAGTATTACCGAATTGCGTCAATCTTTGAAGCGCTATCCCCATAACCCCCGTCTGCTGGCCACTCTGGGGGGCGTTTACAAAACGGCGGCGGAAAATCCTCAGGAAACTCGGGAGTCGGTGCGAAAGTGGCTTCATACCCAAGCCCGTTATTATTTTCAGGAGTCACTAAAGTTGGATGCTGGGCAATTCCAGACTCAGTTTAATTTAGGTGTGGCCTATCAAAATCTGGGGGATGGCACCGCTGCGGCCAAAACATACTGTAAGGCCCTTCAGTTGCGCCCCGATAGCTACCAGAGCCGTTACAACCTGGGGCTGGTTCTCAGTGAGTTGAACTTTCAGGATGAGGCTTATCGTCAACTGGCCCGGGCGGTGCAAATTCTCAGTGAGCGCAACGAAATGGCCGCCGCCCAGAAGCTGGCCTTGCAGGTTCAGGCGGTGAAAAATACGGTCTTTAACAGTAATCGCCGCACCTTGAGCGACCCGGGGGTGCCCCCTTTCCTGGAAAAAGACTGCCTGTTGCAGTCCGTCTCCCCGCCGGAATAG
- a CDS encoding DUF4149 domain-containing protein, giving the protein MSQQASQSIKGVGIQWDWFPTGTALQGIGLAIMAGGMLALGAFTAPTVFHTLPREEAAPLMAQIFTRFDTVLQMALGLALLGEALRRAARPSLWIQGLGGRLRLVILALLTVTLLYATVVVNPQITELNRAGVQRNLTTAQGQRFERVHRLSENLYKLDLLLVLLLLILTPFVDARPQEKSDSKKSDTNNSDPSLQPTDAG; this is encoded by the coding sequence ATGAGTCAACAGGCGAGTCAATCGATTAAGGGCGTCGGCATCCAGTGGGACTGGTTCCCCACAGGGACGGCATTACAAGGCATCGGGTTGGCCATCATGGCCGGTGGTATGCTGGCGCTGGGTGCTTTTACCGCTCCCACCGTGTTTCACACCCTGCCCCGTGAGGAAGCCGCTCCCCTGATGGCCCAGATTTTTACCCGCTTTGATACGGTATTGCAAATGGCCCTGGGCCTGGCTCTACTGGGAGAAGCCCTGCGTCGGGCTGCCCGGCCATCGCTGTGGATTCAGGGCCTTGGGGGCAGGTTGCGCTTGGTAATTCTGGCCTTGTTGACGGTTACTTTGCTGTACGCCACAGTGGTGGTCAATCCGCAAATTACGGAGCTGAACCGGGCCGGGGTCCAGCGAAATTTGACCACAGCCCAAGGCCAGCGGTTTGAGCGGGTTCATCGGCTTTCGGAAAATTTGTACAAGCTAGACCTGTTGCTGGTGTTACTGCTCTTGATCCTGACCCCCTTTGTGGACGCCCGCCCTCAGGAAAAATCAGACTCGAAAAAATCAGACACAAACAATTCAGACCCATCCTTACAGCCCACGGATGCCGGGTAA
- a CDS encoding right-handed parallel beta-helix repeat-containing protein, whose product MLRNPLFHPNSLPVLTACAVSVMALSATPAHAYQVDAPNRTLNVTPGASPAETTNDLKGVFNYLINRSDKTSQWTVKFAPGNYYVVSQIPIRNLENTALQSDMNKPAKLIKDKTFNSATAGEYLLNFQFGKNLSVSGMQFYGQTPFTASLDPVWPDQGVYFGSCNGVTVQNNGFYNFGNAALRVTTTERDPVPGVNSFNTVVTNNLFNNIYQISTTPNDEIHGGSSNYVLQNNVFYNLRGSIKFASRTAGAKNVKILNNKVNGGDHYAFEINNYDDMEIRGNSLQNLKEFAINIYNNPRASQSFNWGNNFIIADNLINTVGRGIRFSTEPYADGTLLTPSNVTFTNNSLDKVSDTSGLPAIAQVNGAIKGLTITGNKLSNIANKKYIGYSSASSNVSYFNNQVDGKPYGPQQSTASN is encoded by the coding sequence ATGCTTCGGAACCCTCTTTTTCACCCCAATTCCTTGCCCGTTCTGACGGCTTGCGCCGTGTCGGTCATGGCCTTGTCCGCGACGCCCGCCCATGCCTACCAGGTGGATGCCCCCAACCGAACCCTTAACGTAACCCCCGGGGCCAGTCCTGCCGAAACCACCAACGATCTCAAAGGCGTCTTCAATTACCTGATCAATCGCAGTGATAAAACCAGCCAGTGGACGGTCAAATTCGCCCCCGGTAACTACTATGTGGTCAGTCAAATTCCCATTCGCAACCTGGAAAATACCGCCCTGCAGAGCGATATGAACAAACCGGCCAAGCTGATTAAGGACAAAACCTTCAACAGCGCCACCGCCGGAGAGTATTTACTGAACTTTCAGTTTGGCAAAAACCTTTCGGTCAGTGGAATGCAGTTTTACGGACAAACCCCCTTTACCGCCAGTCTGGATCCGGTCTGGCCGGATCAGGGGGTTTATTTTGGCTCCTGCAACGGGGTAACGGTTCAGAATAATGGCTTTTATAACTTTGGCAACGCCGCCCTGCGGGTCACCACCACTGAACGGGATCCCGTGCCCGGGGTGAACAGCTTCAACACCGTGGTGACCAATAACCTGTTCAACAACATCTACCAGATTTCCACCACCCCCAACGATGAAATTCATGGCGGCAGCAGCAATTACGTTTTGCAAAACAACGTGTTCTACAACCTGCGGGGCTCCATTAAATTCGCCTCTCGCACCGCCGGGGCCAAAAACGTGAAGATCCTGAACAACAAGGTCAACGGCGGCGATCACTACGCTTTTGAAATCAACAATTACGATGATATGGAAATTCGGGGTAACAGCCTGCAAAACCTGAAGGAATTTGCCATCAACATCTACAACAACCCCCGGGCCAGCCAGTCCTTTAACTGGGGCAATAATTTCATCATCGCCGATAACCTGATTAACACGGTGGGTCGGGGCATTCGTTTTAGCACCGAGCCTTACGCCGATGGCACCCTGCTCACCCCCAGTAACGTTACTTTTACCAACAACAGCCTGGATAAGGTCAGCGATACCAGTGGCCTGCCAGCCATCGCCCAGGTCAACGGGGCCATCAAGGGGCTGACCATTACCGGCAACAAGCTCAGCAACATCGCCAATAAAAAATACATTGGCTACAGTTCAGCCTCCAGTAATGTCAGCTACTTTAACAATCAGGTTGATGGAAAACCTTACGGGCCACAACAAAGCACGGCCAGTAACTAG
- a CDS encoding type II secretion system protein, whose product MHSTLKRDKPPSFGFTLAELLISLAILGLIATFTIPKVLSSTQNSANVAKVKEAAATLAAAYQQAKLDGSINSNSDVSDLSPYLNYLAWDTSGTLIDHVQGSTSQACNTTYPCAKLANGTTILFNAPSQFGGTATTNMLNFFVDPEPGYSGTTNPVRAVQMVLYYDGFITSRAFARPNSYTSLGGPYGPGSFDPPWFSW is encoded by the coding sequence ATGCACAGCACCCTGAAGCGCGACAAACCGCCTTCATTCGGCTTTACACTGGCTGAGTTGCTTATTTCGCTGGCCATTTTGGGGCTGATTGCCACCTTTACCATTCCCAAAGTGTTGAGCAGTACCCAAAACAGCGCCAATGTGGCTAAAGTCAAAGAGGCCGCAGCAACGCTGGCAGCAGCCTACCAGCAAGCCAAACTGGATGGGAGCATCAACAGTAATTCCGATGTGTCAGATCTTTCCCCATACCTGAATTATCTGGCCTGGGATACCAGTGGAACGCTCATCGACCATGTACAGGGGTCAACCTCCCAGGCTTGTAACACGACATACCCCTGCGCAAAGCTGGCGAATGGGACAACGATACTATTCAATGCGCCCTCACAATTTGGAGGCACCGCTACCACCAACATGCTTAATTTTTTTGTAGACCCGGAACCCGGCTATTCCGGCACCACCAACCCCGTGAGGGCGGTTCAGATGGTGCTGTATTACGATGGCTTTATCACCTCCCGGGCTTTCGCCCGCCCCAACAGCTATACCTCACTGGGTGGGCCTTATGGGCCGGGCAGTTTTGATCCGCCCTGGTTTAGCTGGTAA